A DNA window from Procambarus clarkii isolate CNS0578487 chromosome 3, FALCON_Pclarkii_2.0, whole genome shotgun sequence contains the following coding sequences:
- the LOC138368252 gene encoding uncharacterized protein, with the protein MLKNAPNKLGGNRYKVQTLSQMGGASCGDTVRRMMRRIGTYGVWSQYSLVGRKRKRVFKTLDICNVIIKACINTHTNATEKDVETSIADMLKNAPNKHGGNRYKGGEARIHVHHIAESDMTNNENSGEPGAWHTAESSLMSI; encoded by the exons atgttgaagaacgccccaaacaaactcggtggaaacagatacaag gtccagacgctgtctcaaatgggcggtgcaagctgtggagacacagtgagacgaatgatgaggaggatagggacctatggggtctggtctcagtattcactcgttgggcgcaagaggaaacgtgtcttcaaaaccttggatatttgtaatgtaataataa aagcctgtatcaacacccacactaatgcaactgaaaaagatgttgagacaagtattgctgatatgttgaagaacgccccaaacaaacacggtggaaacagatacaag ggtggtgaagcaagaatacatgtgcatcacatagcagagtcggatatgacgaataatgaaaacagcggagagcctggtgcatggcataccgctgaatcttctctaatgtctatatag